The following is a genomic window from Pseudochaenichthys georgianus chromosome 9, fPseGeo1.2, whole genome shotgun sequence.
atctggttacgttattacattgaccaccacacccccgacccaaaagaaaggacgtattattggcttcccctaattttttcCCCAAGCCACGCTACtgcaatcgacctatatggtcgtttatTGTAGGAGGACAGGTTGAACTAACTGGCTAAGTTGGTCTAAGCTGTTTTTCTCAGCAGGGCAGGATGCTTTAGATACTTATAATAGGTTAATATGAATTCAAAAGACAAGGCTAGTTGTGCAATGATCGTGCAGAATAATTAATTTCAAGCAGCATTTTGTCATTATTTTTGTCTAACCCACAGGCAGAGCTGTTGTGCATTACAAACACATTCCCCCCTCCCCGCATAGTAAACTTGAGAAAAGTTGCATGGATCTGAATAGCAGCTGCACAAACTTAAAACAAACGTGTTGCCTCCTCTTGTCCTCATTGGTATTCAGCACAAAAGCGGTGCGTCCCTGGGGGGTTCTGCAAGGctctctgtctccctgtctttgtgtgtgtgtgcttttgtgtgtgtctgtgtgtgtgtctgtgtgttgggAGTGGGGCACCATGACCCACAAAGTTCAAGCAGGGACAAAGCGTTCTTTTGAGGCTCCATTTTCACCCATGGCTTTAGAAAAAAAGTTTTCCAGGGGGACGTGGAGAGCAGCGGCTCGTGTCAAAGTGTTTGGCTGGTTGGCTATTGGCAATACTTCAAGAAGTACTGTGTTTTAATTCAATCTGAATATAGTGATGATGTGGTAGCTAAACTCAATTAAATGCATACACAATTGGAGAAATTGGCTCACATCGTGTGAAATATTCACAGTCATGATAAAGACTTCAGTTCATCCTCATTTTAACACCATGATTGGATGATTTCAGAAAAAACGTAATAAAAGTTTAACCTTGTTATTTTATTGCATTTTGATGAATTACTCCACTCACATATTCATGCAGTGTTGCATCAGCATTActggaacaaaacaaagtgCTAGTAAAAAATGTATGGGTTTATTTTTAAGTATCCACTTGAAATATAGACAGGCAATATCCTTGCATACCTTCATTTTTCATCCAAATCAAACTGAATTAGTCAGGGAGCAGCACTTCTTGAAAGCCTGCATGGGAGGGTTATCACTGATCACAGGCTGATACTCCAGAGGAAGCTTCTTCAGAAGAGTGATTCATCATATCAGAGAAATGCACTCAGATAAAGCTCGAGAGAAACACAGACtaactctctctgtctctccctctgcctgctcgtacacactcacacacgcatgCAGGCGGGTGCACACACAACATTCATTATGACTTCCTCTTGCAGGATGTGTCATGTCTGAACACTACCTCTCATTTCAATGAAGATGCTCGCACACCTCCATTACACTGTCAAAAGTTATCAGGGTGTGTGTCTACGTGAGAATGTTTCAAATGAGAAAAAGAGTGagataaaaaataaagaaacaagAGGCAATTTAATTTCTCATCacaaaaggaaaagaaaatgaCAGAAGTGTTAATCTCAACTTTCACAGCGCTATTATCACGAGGGAAGATAGACTCCCTAGCATTGTGGTTTTCATAAAGCCCTCCTATTGAAAGGGCACACGGACAAGCAGGTCCGTTTCAAGCCGCGATATTAGATTCATATTTCAAATGAAGAGATGTCATAGCATTACGTCATTCCCTCATCCAATATGGAACGGTGCGATTTGACCTATCATTGATTGACCACGATGCTTGTTTTATATCAGTTATCGGTGTCTGCGTGTTGCTGTTTTTGGCAGTCAGGAACATTTGTCATTCTGCACAGTGTCCTGATTTGGGAAGCTGTCGGAACTAATTTCCTATCATGAGTGAATGGGGACACCTGCTGGATATTGGTTGACATTGTTTCCTTGTATAGCTCGCCTCATGGGAAGGCACAGAGTCAGTTAATGTAGCATTCATTATTCATCCGGATGTGAGTTGATCAGATGTGAGAGTCTGCTAGATTTGATTGAACAGACGCAAGGCCAATACACTTTTCTTGAAATAATTTATTGACACTTCCTCTTCTTTAGTTGCTCATCATGACCTGAAAACACAAACGTCCAGTCATTAGGTTGAAACCACGAGGAGCATTCACTGAGGGCCAAGTGGAGGCACTTACCTCGTCGACCCAGTCGTTGAAAGCGGAGACTCTGGTGAACACGGTGGGTTTCTTCACAAAGTTGCAGCCAAGACCAGAGACGAAGCTGGCGATGCCGTGGACCTCCCAGGTGCCCTCGCTGTTCTGACAGTTCAGAGGACCCCCGGAGTCGCCCTGGAAACACGGCGAGAGAGCAGCAGAGCGCATGTTTTATTCATTTGGTGGTGCTGCTGGGAGACTGGCAGGGCCCAACTGTGACAATCACAATCATTGTTTCACCAAGTGTCATCGACGTGACACAAGGAATATTTTCCGGTGTAGGCAGAAGAGCTTCCCCCCTGATTCCTtgtataattgtatttaaacCCACCTTTTGCCTTCAAACTCAAATGTGCatcactgaaataatgacagGACAGAAAGTAGGGTCAAAACGCTGGACAATGTATTTTGCAGGAAGAAGATTTTACTTAATTAAACCTAGCAATACTACATTTTAGAGATATATTAAAGTAAAAGTCCTTCATTGAAAATATGAATTTAGTGTTGgcataaaaaaagaaatccaaaattgggatcaataaagtactgtTTATCTTATTATATTACCAAAAGTGAAAGTAGTGAAATACTAGATTATcattattgatgcattcatgTTAAAAAAGTAGAGCACTTGAATTATTCTGTATACTGCTGCTGGAAATCTTAACGTATATGTATATGTCAATGTTTAACaataatttatatttattttgtattaactaatcatttgaataatgtaatgatgtaaaatacatgtagtggagcaaCAAAGTAGAGAATTGGCTTCTAAAATAGGAGATGGAGTAGCATCAAATAAAAATACTCTGTTAATGTGCAAGGACCTTAACGTTGTACtttagtacagtacttgagttaaTGTACTCTCTTAAGCTTAAAGATGATCTTAGTCACACAACATTTGAGCCAGGGGAAATCATTCTTtgacactcactcacacacacacacacacacacacacacacacacacacacacacacacacacacacacacacacacacacacacacacacacacacacacacacacacacacacacacacacacacacacttacgttGCATCCACCGACGACTCCATCCCCCCCGGCACACACCATGGACCTCCTGATGGCGACGCCCCACCAGTCGGACTGCGTGCAGGTCTCATGGTCGGCCACAGGCATCAAAGCCTGCTGCAGCTTATCAGCAATGGAGCCTCCGGCTGGAACACACAGGCAGAGTTTATTACCATCTTCCACACACACCAGATCTGCTCTACAGCATTCCCCCAAGCGCCAAGTTCACAGACCGACAAAATATATCAATTTAGGTGTAATCCCCCCCTGAAAGAATACAGCTATAATCTCATGCATAGGCTTTACATCCTATCTATTCCATGGGAAACCACCATCTCGTACACAGCTGGGTATTTACACAAACATCACATATAAAACCCTAAAGGACAGTTACATGAAGATATTTCAAATATGCTAAGCTGAAATAAAATTTTCAATTACACATTGACACATAAACAGCCAGGCTTGGGGAGTAACAGCATACATTAAAGAAGATTTATGTAATAATCTTAAAGTTACATTTAAGAAGATGTACTCATTACAATACGTTTTAAAGCAAAGAAGGGTATATCACGAAGCTCAGGCTTGAGTGAAACCGTAGCAAATCAGTCCCTGTAGTTCAAAGAATGTTTCCACTGGGTGGGAAATGTGCTATTATTTTGTGTTAAAAGGAGAAAAGAGAAACATCACTGTTCACTGCAAGCTGTGCCTTCCAGCTGTTAATATTCTGTCAATACCAAGGAGTCAACAACTCATTTGAAGAAACATTTACAGGTAAATGCTTTGTAAATTCAATATTGTAGTCCACTACTTAAAAAGCATACGGAATGAATTTGCTCATTCGATTTTTTCAAAATCCATTGGGGGCGACAACTGaattgttaaataaaaatacGGTGTGTAGATATAAAGATGGATTCAACCCAAGTGTGGACATTTGTAACGGCAGCAGTATTAAAAGTCATTGCACGAATTGCatgaattattaaaaaaagtacaaATAGAATCAAACGAATAGTTGAAAGAAAATGcacaaataagaaaataaagcaTCAGAaagacaacaaataaatatatatgtataatatGTATTTTCTCCTGTAGTATTGTCTGTATTAGCATTGTATTTGCTATGGAGGGAATCTAACtgcttacatttttatttgtatagtAATTGTAACTGCATACATTTTTTTAAgtatagagggtgtcgttttttctcctactgatattctgaacaatctgtgttgttgtatttgctgtaacgtgtctctactgtaggctaattttattatatgtacagcactttggctcgatcaaaaatcgtttataaatgtgcgatataaataaaacttgatttgatttgatttgacctTCCCAACCCAGATGATATTCCAGAGATGCTAAGCTAAATgtctgaaaagcaaacagccttCAGTAAGTAGTGCCCTACTGGACAGCCTGCCCCAGCCGGTGATGTAGCAGGAGGAGAGGTTAGACAGCAGAGTCTGCAGGGatacaggccagctgcacatGGTCGCTCAAAGTCACAGACTCCGACAGCTTGATCAGGGCAATATCATTTCTGCAAGGACCACATCAAAAAGACAAAGTGACTCAAAACGCTAATTGAGCATTGCAATCTGTATTTGCCATATAGTATTAGTAGTATAGTATCTTATTATCACAGCTATGTATACAAAGAAATGTCAATCTTACGGCATCTATCTAATGTTTCCAAAGACAAAATCCAGCTGCATATTTGACTATGAATAATACACATGGTTTAAGAGGTCAACTGTTATTCATGTTTCGAGACACCTTTGCAGGAATGTGAGCTCTACGAAGATGGAGAACTTGTGTCAAAGGTATACGTGTTGGACCGAAGTGAATGAATGGACTTTGAGTGTCGGCCCACTCGATCACCTCGACACAGTGCAGATGAGATTATGACGAACTGCATGTCGCGGCACGCTTTCTCTTTACGCTGTGTTTTAGTGCTTGTCTTACCCGATGGCCACTAGGACCGGGTTCCACTGCCTGTGGACGATGATCTTGTCGGTCAGGATGGCCTTGGAGCTGGTTGTGTTTGCCGACGTGGACTCTGTACTTCAGCTTCTCGCTTTGGGAGGGAAGAGAGAACAGATTGTTTAGGTCCTTGCTAACCGAGGATTTAAGGCACAGTTGAACGATGTAATGAGCTCTAATTGATGATTAGCTATGGCTGCAAGATGAGGAACAGTATTTTAATTGCGCGGTGTCCAGATGACCTTGACTGTATTTTCTTTTGAGGATGACATTTGAATTTGACACTTCTGGACCTTGCCTGATTCTCTTTTCTCGTATGGGTGCAGATTTAGGCGAGTAGTGTGGTGCAGAATATCTGTGAGAATGTGACTTGTAGTAGTGGGCAttggtggatgtgtgtgtgtgtgtgtgtgtgtgtgtgtgtgtgtgtgtgtgtgtgtgtgtgtgtgtgtgtgtgtgtgtgtgtgtgtgtgtgtgtgtgtgtgtgtgtgtgtgtgtgtgtgtgtgtgtgtgt
Proteins encoded in this region:
- the ela3l gene encoding LOW QUALITY PROTEIN: elastase 3 like (The sequence of the model RefSeq protein was modified relative to this genomic sequence to represent the inferred CDS: inserted 4 bases in 2 codons), which gives rise to MIPIVLASVLIASALGCGTPAIEPLTSRVVNGVDATPHSWPWQVSLRYERNGAWRHTCGGSLIAANWVMTAAHCINEKLKYRVHVGKHNXSSKAILTDKIIVHRQWNPVLVAIGNDIALIKLSESVTLSDHVQLACIPADSXLSNLSSCYITGWGRLSTGGSIADKLQQALMPVADHETCTQSDWWGVAIRRSMVCAGGDGVVGGCNGDSGGPLNCQNSEGTWEVHGIASFVSGLGCNFVKKPTVFTRVSAFNDWVDEVMMSN